The following coding sequences lie in one Colias croceus chromosome 1, ilColCroc2.1 genomic window:
- the LOC123693125 gene encoding early endosome antigen 1 isoform X1: MHHLYPMAKGDPMCPLGFHPQVRWPTRCKRCFRDYKEHGGRKRDDDFTASTPSLSTWNSPTSRSRDEENGADGERTSRGWSSSVNLSYNEPAKKDSSSGSNKSTAWTSTPDLANESETATAVTVNLKLPKRRSTGPLPSLDTGQTNNATHIYESVTVRRPSASPPPTTAQITINKNDSLAERVRKMQLMKAQSSFEKESSLEKERERRSLSRSKEEEKPKAKEEKPKTKEEKPKTKEEKSTIKDDVNFMMQVKSSRSPARSKPPIRGGPTRDKEETSDDEHSLAGTTTTDTETTLIDGNAKEMQEQIESLKSEVDLLKKRCERVEKEKSDILLRRLANIDTVNKYSIGRSSEVLKLQQKVNDLTTQNEDLKDEKKHLSLRIKEVEAELESRPSVEAQTRQIEQLRAKLLAAETLCEELMDENEDMKKELRDLEEEIEEMQDTFREDQADEYSSLRRELEQTIKNCRVLSFKLKKTERRNEQLEQEKADQEKKLLEIVGGKDGMERENRIKELEQEVARSNEVSLRLQRDLAEANTKLAAATGAPPANLKKQPPTDGKKVSRSSLTRGGSQEDPAQLLRDLQDSLEREADLREQLRNAEEEANNLRKTASRVEDDNESLLLQLKKMATKARSRKLSPTAPNNRLSIEAPNEKDEGISDEEDPAELRLLLELNEQEAAVLRKKVEDLEQDKETLKKQVKDLTEKVSNAATKPNANTALRRITNKSGNLAEEKVKVLEDEIDELRKKLIEKERDCERLHAELSLAHKKPKGSLMKSKSLDGDQQNVDLKRQLQVIEQEASVLRTKTQSLEADNEKLQAENKRLQLLKGAKTLKTDKSLETSTLKVTQLEKELKEALTKIKELETNKDDKGEKKVRFSSEISKKEADSLKLKQEELDKLKLNYSKLEKEKTKLQTSLKELKDDAMKSFKARTPKKITDLTTKLQMKKMVEDLENEIGELYVVMKNAGLSSADVNMKAQMTKDIEDIKTKLSKKESEFTNEKNRLQTEIGKLKDLNTNIETENKSLQEKAKALESENNNTLSENKKLKEEIKKLESQIDNLNTNLKKTDSQSATLTECKKKIEELKKELENKDKEVEKLKKQAEALSSLEQDKNKLLKEVGDKTKKIGELEKKIKDTEDKYKRTEKLLASRKDRLSKLEKELSEEKGNVEALSDAKRRMSFELSSEKEEIQSKLFKSENKFKTLETDMKKLKADYESKITNLESTIAAKDIHIKQLEDALRDTSNQKYDEAISSVELAQIQEKYDSTAKQLQEKQEELASTKQELSKIEKELSASKNELSQLNSTINKAEMTKKELEEKLKAEQKETKYWESKTSEIETDLQAERKKLERMRTSHDKDTKNKEAELATLKGKLKILEQTSGAGAKRIAELKQEYEDTIKKLEHKIAMEKAEYEELTGKYELLEEEHVVTKARLTVEKEQAQGDLIHAQKELNTTLTELKTLQENYDTQSSAWLSEKATLQKEISSLQDRLCGGGWEVEKSRLNTKLEQREKELRDAIEKHEVLSHHHEIAKKELDEAKRKLEDYEKVSKVQRTLTADNAELERELNTLNTRLEQMEKARKNEISETKMRYEGQMNSMRDELKSLHNQVSRFKRERDNYKQMLESAQQTLTDMKNGNKTRPPRASISSTDDEEYRNKVATLEQQVACLEDELCEARLLSSKLNTELVSERSSAEVRLAEMQSRINEYEEDRLLSSGRARVSGLATRMELAWHKERDEQQRLLQETSTLARDLRQTLFELEREREKERLDMKRRIDQIKRTTEEETEEAKKKVSELQCDLLELRDAHAKLRTANEKLRRDKERHDRDRDQNKLLVGSLKRAQQEDDRVITQLLETIDDLIKQSPELFRNETPIKPEKSLATPTPPRRNRSSKSRSRSATPEHSTAELVPTGTRLLRLADELRASRIAERQRRQLTNARRAMSTEPRDTMTVSSTSRAPSRVPSLKKRSISLEQTTKDQSSIWKTVDDSSVSSMQSLDGDDRLYTMQRDTSLDSRLSGGSAQSEVLPSEKKKKKSLFGKLKKLTKSRSIDDHVDSEAVDFRPIGNVSQQGSDSDMSATGSKQNLRGRISDMFSRKGQLSRGNSKEQSPDTGSTSGSRSILRNASSSTLPRSATLNTTESQSSRAASTTPGTKRKGK; the protein is encoded by the exons ATGCATCATTTATATCCGATGGCGAAGGGTGACCCGATGTGCCCTTTGGGTTTCCACCCGCAAGTGCGGTGGCCGACTCGCTGCAAGCGGTGTTTCAGAGATTACAAGGAACACGGTGGACGGAAAAGGGACGATGATTTCACTGCATCCACACCAAGTCTCTCTACCTGGAACTCGCCAACATCACG AAGTCGTGATGAAGAGAATGGCGCAGACGGTGAGAGGACAAGCCGCGGCTGGTCTTCAAGCGTTAACCTCAGCTACAACGAACCTGCCAAAAAAGACTCTTCGTCag GGTCTAATAAATCCACGGCGTGGACGTCGACCCCTGACTTGGCAAACGAATCAGAGACCGCGACTGCGGTCACGGTTAACCTTAAATTACCGAAGAGGCGGTCTACCGGTCCACTGCCTTCACTGGACACCGGTCAAACTAACAATG CTACACATATATATG AATCCGTAACAGTTCGTCGGCCATCAGCGTCGCCGCCACCGACCACCGCACAGATCACTATCAATAAGAATGACTCACTTGCGGAACGTGTTAGAAAG ATGCAGTTAATGAAGGCCCAAAGCAGTTTTGAAAAAGAATCAAGTCTAGAAAAGGAACGTGAAAGAAGAAGTCTATCTCGAAgtaaagaagaagaaaaaccTAAAGCCAAAGAAGAAAAACCTAAAACCAAAGAAGAGAAACCTAAAACGAAAGAAGAAAAATCAACTATTAAAGATGATGTCAATTTTATGATGCAG GTCAAAAGCAGCCGTAGTCCAGCACGTTCAAAACCTCCAATACGTGGTGGGCCAACACGTGATAAAGAAGAAACGTCAGATGACGAACATAGTCTCGCAGGCACCACCACCACGGACACGGAGACAACACTTATTGATGGAAATGCTAAAGAGATGCAG GAACAAATCGAGAGTTTAAAATCAGAAGTTGATTTACTCAAAAAACGCTGTGAACGAGTTGAAAAGGAGAAAAGCGATATTCTATTGAGGAGATTAGCAAATATCGACACTGTTAACAAATACTCAATAGGTCGATCTTCTGAAGTACTAAAACTACAACAGAAAGTCAATGATCTTACTACACAGAATGAAGATTTGAAGGATGAAAAGAAACATCTTTCACTCAGGATTAAAGAAGTTGAGGCTGAACTCGAg tCTCGGCCATCTGTTGAAGCTCAAACGCGACAGATCGAACAGTTAAGAGCGAAACTGCTTGCTGCTGAAACGTTATGTGAAGAACTTATGGATGAAAACGAGGATATGAAAAAAGAGCTCCGGGATCTTGAGGAAGAAATAGAAGAAATGCAGGATACTTTCAG AGAGGATCAAGCAGACGAGTACTCATCTCTCAGACGGGAATTAGAACAAACAATTAAGAATTGCCGAGTATTATCGTTCAAGTTAAAGAAAACTGAGAGGAGAAATGAACAGTTGGAGCAAGAAAAAGCAGACCAAGAAAAGAAACTTTTAGAG ATAGTTGGTGGTAAGGATGGCATGGAACGCGAAAACcgtataaaagagctagagcaagaagTGGCCCGATCCAACGAAGTTTCTCTGCGGCTTCAACGGGACCTGGCGGAGGCCAACACCAAGCTTGCCGCCGCTACCGGGGCCCCACCAGCCAATCTCAAGAAACAGCCACCAACAGACGGC aaaaAAGTATCTCGCTCCTCGCTTACACGTGGAGGTAGTCAAGAGGATCCCGCGCAATTACTACGCGATCTGCAAGATTCGTTGGAAAGGGAAGCTGATTTACGCGAACAGTTACGCAATGCGGAAGAAGAG GCAAATAACTTGCGTAAAACAGCATCAAGAGTTGAGGACGACAATGAGTCCTTGCTACTACAGCTGAAGAAAATGGCTACCAAAGCCAGAA GTCGTAAACTATCACCAACTGCTCCAAATAACAGGCTTTCAATTGAAGCACCAAATGAAAAAGACGAAGGTATATCTGATGAAGAGGATCCTGCTGAACTGCGTCTTCTACTTGAATTAAACGAACAG gaAGCTGCAGTGTTACGCAAAAAAGTAGAAGATTTAGAACAAGACAaagaaactttaaaaaaacaagtgaaagATCTCACAGAAAAAGTTTCAAATGCAGCCACCAAACCCAATGCAAACACAGCTTTGCGCCGAATCACTAATAAAAGCGGTAATTTAGCAGAAGAAAAAGTAaag GTCCTCGAAGATGAAATAGACGAACTTAGAAAGAAACTAATAGAGAAAGAAAGAGACTGTGAAAGATTACATGCAGAATTAAGTCTAGCCCATAAAAAGCCAAAAGGATCATTAATGAAGAGCAA GTCGTTAGATGGGGATCAGCAGAACGTAGATTTAAAACGACAATTACAAGTTATAGAACAAGAAGCTAGTGTTTTGAGAACGAAAACACAAAGCCTCGAAGcagataatgaaaaattacaaGCAGAAAATAAACGTTTACAG TTGCTCAAAGGTGCTAAGACATTAAAGACCGATAAATCATTAGAAACATCAACTCTCAAAGTTACTCAACTAGAAAAGGAATTAAAAGAAgctttaactaaaataaaggAATTAGAAACTAATAAAGACGACAAGGGAGAAAAGAAAGTTAGATTTAGTAGTGAAATATCAAAGAAAGAAGCAGACAGTTTGAAGCTGAAACAAGAAGaattagataaattaaaattaaattatagcaAA CTCGAAAAAGAGAAAACTAAACTTCAGACATCACTAAAAGAACTGAAAGACGATGCTATGAAATCATTCAAGGCCAGGACGCCGAAGAAGATCACAGACTTAACAACTAAATTACAAATGAAAAAGATGGTGGAAGATTTGGAAAATGAAattg GTGAACTATACGTTGTAATGAAAAATGCTGGTCTTTCGTCTGCGGATGTTAATATGAAAGCACAAATGACCAAAGATATTGAGGATATTAAGACGAAATTATCAAAGAAGGAATCCGAatttacaaatgaaaaaaatcgTTTGCAAACCGAGATTGGAAAATTAAAAGACCTAAATACTAATattgaaactgaaaataaatcACTACAAGAGAAAGCTAAAGCTCTTGAAAGTGAAAACAATAATACTCTGTctgaaaataagaaattaaaagaggaaataaaaaaactagaaTCCCAAATTGATAACTTAAACACTAATTTGA agaaAACCGATTCTCAAAGTGCTACGCTTACAGAATGTAAAAAGAAAATCGAAGAACTTAAAAAGGAATTAGAGAACAAAGATAAAGAAGttgaaaagttaaaaaagCAAGCTGAAGCCCTTTCAAGTTTAGAGcaagacaaaaataaattgcttaaAGAG gtCGGGgacaaaacaaaaaagataGGTgagttggaaaaaaaaataaaggacACTGAAGATAAATATAAGCGAACAGAGAAACTGTTAGCATCTCGAAAGGATCGTCTGTCTAAATTAGAGAAAGAG CTCTCTGAAGAAAAAGGCAACGTTGAAGCGTTGAGTGATGCTAAGCGACGAATGTCTTTTGAATTATCAAGCGAAAAGGAAGAAATACAATCAAAATTATTCAAGTCTGAAAACAAGTTTAAAACCTTAGAAACAGATATGAAGAAACTAAAAGCTGATTACGAGAgtaaaataactaatttaGAATCAACAATAGCTGCCAAAGACATTCATATAAAACAACtg GAAGATGCTTTACGCGACACATCTAACCAAAAATACGATGAAGCAATATCATCTGTAGAATTGGCTCAGATTCAAGAGAAATATGACAGTACAGCAAAACAACTACAAGAGAAACAAGAAGAGTTAGCTTCGACTAAACAGGAACTAAGCAAAATAGAAAAGGAGTTATCAGCTTCGAAAAATGAATTATCGCAACTCAATTCCACTATTAATAAAGCTGAAATGACTAAGAAAGAACtcgaagaaaaattaaaagcagAACAGAAGGAAACCAAATATTGGGAAAGCAAAACATCCGAAATTGAAACCGATTTACAG GCGGAAAGAAAGAAGCTAGAGCGCATGCGTACATCTCACGATAAGGacactaaaaataaagaagCAGAGTTAGCAACTTTaaaaggaaaattaaaaattctcgAGCAAACCTCAGGAGCTGGTGCTAAGAGAATCGCAGAACTTAAACAGGAATACGAGGACACAATCAAAA aacTGGAACACAAAATAGCTATGGAAAAGGCTGAGTACGAAGAATTAACTGGTAAATATGAACTTTTAGAAGAAGAACATGTAGTTACAAAAGCTAGACTAACTGTTGAGAAAGAACAAGCACAAGg cgACTTAATACACGCCCAAAAAGAACTGAATACAACACTTACGGAGCTTAAAACACTTCAAGAGAATTATGATACACAATCTTCTGCTTGGCTTAGTGAAAAAGCAACCTTacag AAAGAAATATCATCTTTACAAGATCGTCTATGTGGAGGCGGTTGGGAAGTTGAGAAGTCACGGTTAAACACAAAATTAGAGCAACGTGAGAAGGAATTACGAGATGCAATAGAAAAGCATGAAGTTTTGTCACATCATCACGAGATTGCTAAAAAAGAG TTGGATGAAGCCAAACGAAAACTAGAAGACTATGAAAAAGTAAGCAAGGTTCAAAGGACTCTTACTGCAGATAATGCAGAACTTGAACGAGAACTTAACACATTAAATACTCGGTTAGAACAAATGGAAAAGGCTAGAAAGAACGAAATTTCAGAAACTAAAATGAGATACGAAGGCCAAATGAACTCAATGCGGGATGAGTTGAAGTCCTTACATAATCAa gTGTCTAGATTTAAACGAGAACGTGataattacaaacaaatgcTTGAATCAGCTCAGCAGACTCTGACCGATATGAAAAATGGCAACAAGACAAGACCTCCAAGAGCCTCTATATCGAGTACAGATGAT GAGGAATATCGCAACAAGGTAGCGACATTAGAGCAACAAGTAGCATGTTTAGAAGATGAACTATGTGAAGCAAGACTGTTGTCTTCTAAACTTAACACTGAACTTGTCAGTGAACGATCATCGGCTGAAGTTCGGTTAGCAGAAATGCAGTCACGCATTAATGAG TACGAGGAAGACCGTCTTTTATCATCAGGAAGAGCCCGTGTCTCTGGGCTCGCTACTCGTATGGAACTCGCGTGGCACAAAGAGAGAGATGAACAACAACGATTGCTGCAGGAAACTTCCACACTCGCCAGGGATCTGAGACAGACTTTGTTTGAG tTGGAACGAGAGAGAGAAAAAGAGAGACTCGACATGAAGAGGCGTATCGATCAAATAAAACGAACTACGGAAGAAGAAACTGAAGAAGCTAAGAAGAAG GTGTCAGAATTACAGTGCGATCTATTAGAATTACGTGACGCCCACGCGAAGCTTCGTACAGCAAATGAGAAATTGAGGAGAGATAAGGAGCGACACGATCGCGACCgagatcaaaataaattactcgTCGGATCACTCAAACGGGCTCAACAG gAGGACGACCGCGTAATAACTCAGTTATTAGAAACAATAGACGATCTTATAAAACAGAGTCCTGAATTATTCCGCAATGAAACACCAATTAAACCTGAGAAGAGCCTCGCGACACCAACTCCTCCTAGACGAAATAGA TCATCAAAGTCCCGTTCCCGTTCGGCGACGCCCGAGCACTCGACCGCAGAGCTCGTACCGACGGGCACGCGCTTGTTGCGGCTCGCGGACGAACTGCGCGCTTCACGCATCGCGGAGAGACAGAGACGACAACTCACTAATGCTAGACG TGCAATGTCTACTGAGCCTCGTGACACCATGACAGTATCATCGACTTCGAGGGCTCCATCACGAGTACCTTCCCTCAAGAAGCGATCCATCTCACTTGAGCAAACCACTAAGGATCAG TCATCAATTTGGAAAACGGTTGACGACAGCAGTGTATCTTCAATGCAATCGCTAGACGGTGACGACAGACTATACACAATGCAACGGGATACTAGTCTAGACAG tcgTTTATCTGGAGGTTCAGCCCAGAGTGAAGTGTTGCCATCTgagaagaaaaagaagaagagTTTATTTGGCAAGTTAAAGAAACTGACCAAATCACGATCCATCGATGACCACGTCGACAGCGAAGCGGTTGATTTTAGACCCATTGGGAATGTATCGCag CAAGGTTCAGATTCAGATATGAGCGCAACGGGGAGCAAGCAAAATTTACGTGGAAGAATATCGGACATGTTCAGTAGAAAGGGGCAGTTATCGCGTGGAAATAg CAAAGAGCAAAGCCCTGACACGGGCTCTACGAGTGGTTCCCGGTCCATACTACGGAACGCTAGCTCGTCTACACTGCCACGTAGTGCTACTCTAAATACG ACTGAAAGTCAAAGTTCAAGAGCTGCGAGCACCACGCCCGGAACCAAAAGGAAAGGGAAATAA